From a region of the Selenihalanaerobacter shriftii genome:
- a CDS encoding flagellar hook capping FlgD N-terminal domain-containing protein: MNGIMPTSGAAVTGEPTKLKNNSSAMGKDEFLKLLITQLKHQDPLKPMDNKEFIAQTAQFSSLEQMNSMNSNLTKSLDMQQLTQMSGLVNKEVTVLDSNTGDEVTGIVEKVKMKDDGPRLVINGQDYNLGSVNEVLG, from the coding sequence ATGAATGGTATAATGCCGACATCAGGAGCTGCGGTGACTGGGGAGCCAACAAAACTTAAGAACAATAGTTCTGCTATGGGTAAGGATGAATTTTTAAAACTACTAATTACTCAATTAAAGCATCAGGATCCTTTAAAGCCAATGGATAATAAGGAGTTCATTGCTCAAACTGCTCAATTTTCTTCTTTAGAACAGATGAATAGTATGAATTCAAACTTAACTAAATCTTTAGATATGCAGCAGTTAACGCAAATGAGTGGACTGGTTAATAAGGAAGTTACAGTCTTAGATTCAAATACTGGAGATGAAGTAACAGGGATTGTAGAGAAAGTAAAGATGAAAGATGATGGTCCTAGATTAGTAATTAATGGACAAGATTATAACTTAGGAAGCGTTAATGAAGTTCTTGGATGA
- the fliM gene encoding flagellar motor switch protein FliM produces MSSDKVLSQNEIDSLLHDLNSGKVEAEEIKKESEEKTVQVYDFKHPDKLSKDQLRTLRMIYENFARLLTTSFSTQLRSVVQIELTSIEQLSYDEFVRSLPQPTIMSICEFNPLPGEFILELNPGIGYAIIERLFGGQGTPPKNIRDFTDIEEMVIKKVLKNSLGAFIEAWENVVELKPRIKSLESNPQFTQIVPSNDMVILATFDSRIAQSDGLINVCIPYIVLEPIVNKLNAQYWFSTSHEGKNDGSLEQLKDRLSKAKLPVVANLANATITVADLLDLQTGDVIKLDQKADTEAIIKVGKKPKFRARPGVLGSKLAVEISDVLEEEWQDE; encoded by the coding sequence ATGTCAAGTGATAAAGTTTTATCCCAAAATGAAATAGACTCTTTATTACATGATCTTAATTCAGGTAAAGTAGAGGCTGAAGAGATAAAGAAAGAGAGCGAAGAAAAGACTGTACAAGTTTATGATTTTAAACATCCTGATAAGCTTTCAAAGGATCAATTAAGAACTTTAAGAATGATTTATGAAAATTTTGCTAGATTATTGACCACTAGTTTTTCTACACAGCTTAGATCAGTAGTTCAAATAGAATTAACTTCTATTGAACAGTTATCATATGATGAATTTGTACGTTCTTTGCCACAGCCGACAATTATGAGTATTTGTGAATTCAATCCGTTACCTGGAGAATTTATTTTAGAATTGAATCCTGGAATTGGTTATGCAATTATTGAAAGATTATTTGGTGGTCAAGGAACTCCTCCAAAGAATATTCGGGATTTTACAGATATTGAAGAGATGGTAATAAAAAAAGTACTTAAGAATAGTTTAGGAGCATTTATAGAAGCGTGGGAGAATGTAGTTGAATTAAAACCTAGAATTAAATCTTTAGAGTCTAATCCACAGTTTACACAGATTGTTCCGAGTAATGACATGGTAATTCTAGCAACTTTTGACTCTCGGATTGCTCAATCTGATGGATTAATTAATGTCTGTATTCCTTATATTGTATTGGAGCCAATAGTTAATAAATTGAATGCACAGTATTGGTTTTCAACTTCTCATGAAGGGAAGAATGATGGTAGTTTAGAACAATTAAAAGATAGGTTAAGTAAGGCAAAATTACCTGTTGTAGCTAACTTGGCCAATGCTACGATTACGGTTGCAGATTTATTAGACTTACAAACAGGAGATGTGATAAAATTAGATCAGAAAGCTGATACTGAAGCAATAATTAAAGTTGGAAAAAAACCTAAATTTAGGGCAAGGCCTGGGGTTTTAGGAAGTAAATTAGCTGTTGAGATTAGTGATGTTCTTGAGGAGGAGTGGCAAGATGAATAA
- a CDS encoding flagellar basal body-associated FliL family protein, with protein sequence MSDEGQNFKLMLVAMVVLSLIIAAGTSYFMLQQVGGSKNQTAKEKKSITKLGPTYKVGDFVVNLANGQRYIRLNLVLEVSNEDIIEELKKRNPQVRDAVISILRNKQQNDIKTKAGTRDLREEIRRELDKLVSEGNISNVFFTEFVVQ encoded by the coding sequence ATGAGTGATGAGGGGCAAAATTTCAAATTAATGTTAGTAGCCATGGTTGTACTATCATTAATTATTGCTGCAGGTACGTCATATTTTATGTTGCAACAAGTAGGAGGAAGTAAGAATCAAACTGCTAAAGAAAAAAAATCAATTACTAAATTAGGACCGACTTATAAAGTAGGAGATTTTGTGGTTAATTTAGCTAATGGACAGCGATATATTAGATTAAATTTGGTATTAGAAGTTAGTAATGAAGATATTATTGAAGAGCTTAAGAAAAGAAATCCACAAGTTAGAGATGCAGTAATCTCTATATTAAGAAATAAACAACAAAATGATATTAAAACTAAAGCTGGCACTCGTGATTTACGAGAAGAGATTAGACGGGAGTTAGATAAATTAGTCTCGGAAGGAAATATTAGTAATGTTTTCTTTACAGAGTTTGTTGTTCAGTAG
- a CDS encoding flagellar hook-length control protein FliK — MLQASFIQSNNILEASNRKNNTFENNDYTIDGSKDKVSNELFLTKLKQVVAGKNKNSNNKSISKELPGNKITDESINLNLKKEEIEKLKKFLTQSGFDLSTTEIEELLASIGDMYQQLVNLEVNEVSFESTTNYNKFEAIKTKLSNLIKNFGDIKETNSLASQHKQTKSQISDLMSKLVDLKEILNNLDKEKLDQILKTNSKLSNNFKETSQKLSKLLQKHGITKEQIKFTKQKKHDGKILFKNKENIAKEQNAKGNSSSSSNKKLKAQVSNKTSTTNTNKTSTNIQFNDPQQASTSQNIKSNQQFKNQTVDFNQNLVPKDSSEFKLGKEGLNLKMKIDSELESSNDNRVNIEEQIGIKSSKLNRMSMSTNNDMVNRVDQTKIINQINEQLEQLKSLGKNELTLKLEPEFLGKLNLKMAMEDGIMTTKLMAENYQVKKIIEAQLPRLRNELSAKNIELGEVVVDVGTEDDFSNSQNSNYFNERNFSKGNNGNQQKVDSELIDEVEIKELNSSSLINSHIGSDSIDYVI, encoded by the coding sequence GTGTTACAAGCATCATTTATACAATCAAATAATATTTTAGAAGCTAGTAACAGAAAAAACAATACATTTGAGAATAATGATTACACCATTGATGGAAGCAAAGACAAAGTAAGTAATGAATTATTTTTGACAAAGTTAAAGCAAGTGGTTGCTGGAAAGAATAAGAATTCAAATAACAAATCAATTTCTAAAGAGTTACCTGGTAATAAAATAACAGATGAAAGTATAAACTTGAATTTAAAGAAAGAAGAGATTGAAAAATTAAAGAAATTTTTGACTCAGTCTGGGTTTGATTTATCTACTACAGAAATAGAAGAATTATTAGCTTCTATAGGAGATATGTACCAACAGTTAGTTAATTTAGAAGTTAATGAAGTATCATTTGAATCGACAACTAATTATAATAAATTTGAGGCTATTAAGACAAAACTATCTAATTTAATTAAAAATTTCGGTGATATTAAAGAAACTAATTCTCTAGCTTCACAACACAAGCAAACTAAAAGTCAAATAAGTGATTTAATGTCTAAGTTAGTTGATTTAAAAGAGATTCTTAATAATTTAGATAAAGAAAAACTAGATCAAATATTAAAAACTAATTCTAAGTTAAGTAATAACTTTAAAGAAACAAGTCAAAAATTAAGTAAATTACTTCAAAAACACGGAATTACTAAGGAACAAATTAAGTTTACTAAGCAAAAAAAACATGATGGGAAAATTTTATTTAAAAATAAAGAAAATATAGCAAAAGAACAGAATGCTAAAGGTAATTCTAGTTCCAGTTCAAATAAAAAGTTAAAGGCTCAAGTTAGTAATAAGACTAGTACTACTAATACTAATAAGACTAGTACTAATATACAATTTAATGATCCACAACAGGCATCTACGAGCCAAAATATAAAATCTAATCAGCAGTTTAAGAATCAAACTGTAGATTTTAATCAAAATTTAGTTCCAAAAGATAGCTCTGAATTTAAATTAGGTAAAGAAGGACTTAATCTGAAAATGAAAATAGATTCTGAATTAGAGTCTTCAAACGATAATAGAGTTAATATTGAGGAGCAGATTGGAATTAAGAGTAGTAAACTTAATAGAATGTCTATGAGTACTAATAATGATATGGTTAATCGAGTGGATCAAACTAAAATTATTAATCAAATCAACGAGCAATTAGAGCAGTTAAAGTCATTAGGCAAAAATGAATTGACATTAAAATTAGAGCCAGAATTTTTAGGGAAATTAAATCTTAAAATGGCAATGGAAGATGGAATAATGACAACTAAATTAATGGCAGAGAATTATCAAGTAAAGAAGATAATTGAAGCTCAATTGCCACGGCTGAGAAATGAATTATCAGCCAAGAATATTGAACTAGGGGAAGTAGTGGTAGATGTAGGAACAGAAGATGATTTTAGCAATTCACAGAATAGTAATTACTTTAATGAGAGAAATTTTTCTAAAGGGAATAATGGGAATCAACAGAAAGTCGATTCTGAATTGATAGATGAAGTAGAGATAAAAGAGTTAAATTCATCGTCATTAATAAACTCTCACATAGGTAGTGATTCTATAGATTATGTTATTTAA
- a CDS encoding flagellar hook protein FlgE: MMRSMYAGVSGLKAHQTKMDVIGNNISNVNTVGYKGSRVTFKEMLSQTLKGASSPQNGRGGTNPQQVGLGVALGSIDTSMEQGNLQSTGKMTDVSIQGEGFFMVNDGKQNVYTRAGSLSFDEDGFLVNSSNGYRIQGWKAAEDGTISKTNAENIEDITLDETMDASATTNINYTGNLNAAAENTLTASPSKIQIEDGTSGATDNVSVSLNKTENFNQWKFSLSAENSSSNITNGTGYITLDEAGKILGINTAKDGSGTDLTIAGNEPTIDIGGTGDTVALDLPSVSDSLSSTPLFKGAEAAGETVEGDYTLNAKRTITTDVYDSQGTLHTIDLTAKKVGDNTWEIENNDVDVSDATMSTASWLSNSPHTINFDADGNVVGGGTVDLTFDPNGGAADGQAVALDFSNFTQFAGDMTADFDTSDGYGQGDLKSFTIDGSGAITGSYDNGYNKTLAKIGIASFSNPAGMSREGDTLFSVSNNSGDPQIGLAGTGGRGMIAPGTLEMSNVDLAQQFTEMITAQRGFQSNSKIISTSDEMLQTLVNLKR, from the coding sequence ATGATGCGTTCGATGTATGCTGGTGTGTCAGGATTAAAAGCTCATCAGACAAAGATGGATGTAATAGGTAATAATATATCTAATGTGAATACGGTTGGTTATAAGGGAAGTAGAGTTACTTTTAAAGAAATGTTAAGTCAAACATTAAAAGGAGCATCTTCTCCTCAGAATGGTCGAGGAGGTACTAATCCTCAACAGGTTGGTTTAGGAGTTGCTTTAGGAAGTATAGATACTAGTATGGAACAAGGTAATTTACAGTCTACTGGAAAGATGACTGATGTTTCCATTCAGGGTGAAGGATTCTTTATGGTGAATGATGGAAAGCAGAATGTATATACTAGAGCAGGTTCACTTTCATTTGATGAAGATGGATTTTTAGTAAATTCATCTAATGGTTATCGAATTCAAGGTTGGAAAGCCGCAGAAGATGGCACTATTTCTAAAACTAATGCTGAAAATATTGAAGATATAACTTTAGATGAGACTATGGATGCGTCAGCTACTACAAATATAAATTATACTGGTAATTTAAATGCAGCAGCAGAGAATACTTTAACTGCAAGTCCTAGTAAGATTCAGATAGAAGATGGAACTAGTGGTGCTACTGATAATGTTAGTGTAAGTTTAAATAAGACAGAAAACTTTAATCAGTGGAAATTTTCACTTTCAGCAGAAAATTCTTCAAGTAATATTACTAACGGGACAGGATATATTACTTTAGATGAAGCAGGGAAGATTTTAGGAATTAACACTGCTAAGGATGGTAGTGGAACTGATTTAACAATAGCAGGCAATGAACCAACAATTGATATAGGAGGCACCGGTGACACTGTTGCCTTAGATCTACCAAGTGTTAGTGATTCTTTATCATCTACTCCTTTATTCAAAGGAGCAGAAGCTGCTGGTGAAACAGTAGAAGGAGATTATACATTAAATGCTAAAAGAACAATTACTACAGATGTCTATGATTCCCAAGGAACATTACATACAATTGATTTAACTGCTAAGAAAGTGGGAGACAATACTTGGGAAATCGAGAATAATGATGTAGATGTTAGTGATGCAACAATGAGTACTGCAAGTTGGTTAAGTAATTCTCCACATACTATTAATTTTGATGCCGATGGTAATGTTGTTGGAGGTGGAACAGTAGACTTAACTTTTGATCCTAATGGAGGAGCAGCTGATGGTCAGGCAGTTGCTTTAGATTTTTCTAATTTCACACAATTTGCCGGAGATATGACGGCTGATTTTGATACTTCTGATGGTTATGGACAAGGTGATTTAAAAAGCTTTACTATAGATGGATCAGGTGCAATTACTGGTTCTTATGATAATGGTTATAATAAAACATTAGCTAAGATAGGAATTGCTAGTTTTAGTAATCCAGCAGGAATGTCAAGAGAAGGAGACACATTATTTAGTGTTTCTAATAACTCAGGAGATCCTCAAATCGGTTTAGCCGGTACTGGCGGACGAGGAATGATAGCACCAGGAACTTTAGAAATGTCTAATGTTGATTTAGCTCAACAATTTACAGAAATGATTACAGCTCAAAGAGGTTTCCAGTCAAACTCTAAAATAATCAGTACATCTGATGAGATGTTACAGACATTAGTTAACTTAAAGAGATAA
- a CDS encoding flagellar FlbD family protein, with the protein MIEVTKLNGKVLVINCELIELIESTPDTIISLTTGRKIVVQEGSELIIGRVIKYKQEINKGFE; encoded by the coding sequence TTGATTGAAGTTACTAAGCTAAATGGTAAAGTATTAGTAATCAATTGTGAGCTAATAGAGTTAATAGAATCTACTCCAGACACTATTATTTCATTAACAACTGGAAGAAAGATAGTTGTACAAGAGGGTAGTGAATTGATCATAGGACGAGTGATTAAATATAAGCAAGAGATAAATAAGGGATTTGAATAG
- the fliY gene encoding flagellar motor switch phosphatase FliY, with amino-acid sequence MNKEVLSQDEINALLDSEDDENENNEEQESGAVAGVTLNDVEKDAIGEIGNISMGSAATALYSLLNQTVDITAPEVSLTTLNDLINEYERPCVLVDVEYVEGLEGLNILIIRQTDAAIISDLMMGGDGNDPDDEINDLHLSAISEAMNQMMGSASTSMSTIMQGDKVNISPPHSELLTLNSGEIENRKIDPDQPIVKVSFNLSIGDLIDSEIIQLMPVDFAKELVEYLMNPPSDEETTESDHATSAEETSGDEPTSNQMDDNSQQVNGNQQPQQKQTPVQNQQGQQRMEASKSGAVSRDESVNVQSVQFGQLGANGQNVEQNNISLIQDVPLQVTVRLGKTKMLIKDILELGNGSVIELDKLAGESVDLLVNGKLVAKGEVVVIDENFGFRVTDIVSPMERINNL; translated from the coding sequence ATGAATAAAGAGGTTTTATCACAAGATGAGATCAATGCTTTATTAGATTCAGAAGATGATGAAAATGAGAATAACGAAGAACAAGAATCTGGTGCTGTAGCAGGTGTGACTTTAAATGATGTAGAGAAGGATGCTATTGGAGAAATTGGTAATATATCTATGGGGTCGGCTGCTACTGCTCTTTATAGTTTATTAAATCAAACAGTCGATATTACAGCTCCAGAAGTTTCTTTAACAACACTTAATGATTTAATTAATGAATATGAAAGACCATGTGTTTTAGTAGATGTTGAATATGTTGAAGGGTTAGAAGGGCTTAATATTTTAATAATTAGACAAACGGATGCGGCAATTATTTCCGACCTAATGATGGGTGGGGATGGTAATGACCCAGATGATGAAATAAATGATTTGCATTTAAGTGCAATTAGTGAAGCCATGAATCAAATGATGGGTTCAGCTTCTACTTCTATGTCTACAATTATGCAAGGTGATAAAGTTAATATTTCTCCACCACATTCTGAGCTATTAACATTAAATTCTGGTGAAATCGAGAATCGAAAAATAGATCCAGACCAACCAATCGTAAAAGTATCATTTAACTTAAGCATTGGAGACTTAATAGATAGCGAGATTATACAGTTAATGCCCGTAGATTTTGCTAAAGAATTAGTTGAGTACTTGATGAATCCGCCTTCTGATGAGGAGACTACTGAATCAGATCATGCTACATCAGCAGAGGAAACCAGTGGTGATGAACCAACTTCAAATCAGATGGATGATAATAGTCAGCAGGTTAATGGGAATCAACAACCACAGCAAAAGCAAACACCTGTTCAAAATCAACAAGGGCAACAACGTATGGAAGCTAGCAAGAGTGGGGCTGTTAGTCGAGATGAAAGTGTTAATGTACAGTCGGTTCAATTTGGCCAATTAGGTGCTAATGGTCAGAATGTAGAACAGAATAATATTAGTTTAATCCAAGATGTACCTTTGCAGGTCACAGTTAGGTTAGGTAAAACCAAGATGTTAATTAAAGATATTTTAGAATTAGGTAATGGATCAGTAATTGAATTAGATAAGTTAGCAGGTGAATCTGTAGATCTTTTAGTTAACGGTAAATTAGTAGCTAAAGGAGAAGTTGTTGTAATTGATGAAAACTTTGGTTTTAGAGTCACAGATATAGTAAGTCCAATGGAAAGAATTAATAATTTATAG
- a CDS encoding motility protein A, translating into MKLDLATVGGFGVGLVLILGAILLGGQPIIFISISSLMIVAGGTLAGATISFSLDHIKDLVQVIKIVFYEQSMNPQEVISTLVSFAEKARREGLLALEDEANDLDDPFLKKGIQLVVDGTDSDLVRSILETELAFLEERHGTSRRIFETMAELSPAFGMMGTLIGLIQMLSKLDSPDNIGGGLATALITTFYGTFMANLIFLPITKKLEMRSEEEILVKEVMIEGILSIQAGENPRIVEEKLKAFLSGSIRESLEEEGSMEGEMAVENNAAS; encoded by the coding sequence ATGAAGTTAGATTTAGCAACAGTAGGTGGATTTGGAGTAGGATTAGTTTTGATTTTAGGAGCTATACTTCTTGGAGGACAACCGATTATCTTCATTAGTATAAGTTCTTTAATGATAGTAGCTGGAGGAACTTTAGCAGGAGCTACAATTAGTTTTTCGTTAGATCATATTAAGGATTTAGTTCAAGTTATAAAAATAGTTTTTTATGAACAGAGCATGAATCCTCAAGAAGTTATTTCTACCTTAGTTAGTTTTGCTGAAAAAGCTAGACGGGAAGGTCTATTAGCTTTAGAGGATGAAGCAAATGATTTAGACGACCCTTTTTTAAAAAAAGGTATTCAATTAGTAGTTGATGGTACAGATTCAGATTTAGTAAGAAGTATTCTAGAGACAGAATTAGCTTTTTTAGAAGAAAGACATGGTACTAGTCGTCGGATTTTTGAAACTATGGCTGAATTATCACCAGCTTTTGGTATGATGGGAACTTTAATCGGATTAATTCAGATGTTGAGTAAGTTAGATAGTCCAGATAACATAGGTGGTGGATTAGCTACTGCTTTAATTACTACTTTTTATGGTACTTTTATGGCTAATTTAATCTTTCTTCCTATAACTAAAAAGCTTGAGATGCGCAGTGAAGAAGAAATTTTGGTTAAAGAAGTTATGATTGAGGGAATCTTATCAATTCAAGCGGGAGAGAATCCAAGAATTGTAGAAGAAAAGCTAAAAGCTTTCCTATCTGGGTCTATTCGTGAATCTTTAGAGGAAGAAGGAAGCATGGAAGGTGAAATGGCGGTGGAAAATAATGCCGCGTCGTAA
- a CDS encoding TIGR02530 family flagellar biosynthesis protein, translated as MDNRIYSKRPIGPLQKPQQKQNNQVNKKQKKGSFNEIFQKELEHKTEIKFSGHAKKRLNARNINLTNNDLKKLEKAVTKAEDKGSKESLILVNKVGFVVSVENKTVITAVDNQSMKENVFTNIDSAVVMD; from the coding sequence ATGGATAATCGAATCTATTCAAAGAGACCTATTGGTCCTTTACAGAAACCGCAGCAAAAGCAGAATAATCAAGTTAATAAAAAACAGAAAAAAGGTTCCTTTAATGAAATTTTTCAGAAAGAATTAGAGCACAAGACTGAAATTAAATTTTCAGGACATGCTAAAAAGCGATTAAATGCTCGAAATATAAATTTAACAAATAATGATTTGAAAAAATTAGAGAAGGCAGTTACTAAAGCTGAGGATAAAGGATCAAAGGAATCACTAATTCTAGTTAATAAAGTAGGATTCGTAGTTAGTGTCGAGAATAAGACAGTCATTACTGCTGTTGACAATCAGAGTATGAAAGAGAATGTTTTTACTAATATTGATAGTGCAGTGGTTATGGATTAA
- a CDS encoding flagellar biosynthetic protein FliO, whose amino-acid sequence MDFSWQLIKTAFYLVIIIILFFVLIKFINRQSRLPGFNRNLRIIEKLHFNSDQGLYLVEVMDEVWVIGVSNDNIELLSRIEDSERIEELIQQDSERKNFNLKTEVKKYFNKDE is encoded by the coding sequence ATGGATTTTTCCTGGCAGTTAATTAAAACTGCATTTTATTTAGTAATAATTATTATTCTGTTTTTTGTATTAATAAAATTTATTAATAGGCAGAGCAGACTGCCTGGATTTAATAGAAATCTTAGAATTATAGAAAAATTACATTTTAATTCTGATCAAGGTTTATATTTAGTAGAAGTCATGGACGAAGTTTGGGTCATAGGTGTTAGTAATGATAATATAGAATTATTGAGTAGAATAGAAGATTCAGAGAGGATAGAAGAATTAATTCAACAAGACTCAGAGAGGAAAAACTTTAATTTAAAAACAGAAGTAAAAAAGTATTTTAATAAGGATGAATAA
- the fliJ gene encoding flagellar export protein FliJ, with amino-acid sequence MKKFKFKLEKILDYRQQEEDMIQQKLAKIKEELNKAETQLNNLVNNKKQNQAELKEKEIKGIDVQQAMVYRNYIETLKVKITNQQQTVTEIRERSTKCRRKLLEKRKECKMLTKLKERKISEYQKGFLRKEQKQIDELATNNFNRQREEIEAVI; translated from the coding sequence ATGAAAAAGTTTAAATTTAAGTTAGAAAAAATTTTAGATTATCGTCAGCAAGAGGAAGATATGATTCAGCAAAAATTAGCTAAAATAAAAGAAGAATTAAATAAGGCAGAAACTCAATTAAATAATTTAGTTAATAATAAAAAGCAAAACCAGGCTGAATTAAAAGAAAAGGAAATAAAAGGGATTGATGTCCAACAAGCTATGGTGTATAGGAATTATATTGAGACTTTAAAGGTGAAGATTACAAACCAGCAGCAAACTGTTACAGAGATTAGGGAAAGATCTACTAAGTGTAGACGGAAGTTATTAGAGAAGCGTAAAGAGTGTAAAATGCTAACTAAGCTAAAAGAGAGAAAAATTTCAGAATATCAAAAGGGATTTTTAAGAAAAGAGCAGAAACAGATTGATGAATTAGCTACTAATAACTTTAATCGTCAGAGAGAAGAGATAGAAGCAGTTATTTAG
- a CDS encoding OmpA/MotB family protein produces MPRRKKKKSDEGSGGSNWLTTYGDMMTLLLAFFVLLYSFSSVDAQKFQMVVEALQGKLGVLEGGKTISSSDLITAGVKNNEMGLQQFNRIHQKISKYIKDNNLKNDIKLEMTDRGLTIRFTGKVLFDLGEAKIKENSYNILNKIAGIIDQVPNKIMVEGHTDNLPINNSKYPSNWELSTARATNVVKHFIEDNGIDPSKLSAAGYAKYKPIRPNDTIKNRALNRRVDVIVLKNKSDKGADTKGGNLDE; encoded by the coding sequence ATGCCGCGTCGTAAAAAAAAGAAATCAGATGAAGGATCAGGCGGTAGTAATTGGCTAACTACATATGGAGACATGATGACTTTATTATTAGCATTCTTTGTATTATTATATTCTTTTTCATCAGTTGATGCGCAAAAATTTCAAATGGTAGTTGAGGCTCTTCAAGGAAAATTAGGGGTTTTAGAAGGTGGAAAAACGATTTCTTCTTCAGATCTAATTACCGCTGGAGTTAAGAATAACGAAATGGGATTACAACAATTTAATAGAATTCATCAAAAAATTTCTAAATATATAAAGGATAATAATTTAAAAAATGATATTAAATTGGAAATGACAGATCGAGGTTTAACTATTAGATTTACTGGGAAGGTATTATTTGATTTAGGAGAGGCTAAAATTAAAGAGAATTCATATAATATTTTAAATAAGATTGCAGGTATTATTGATCAAGTACCTAATAAAATCATGGTAGAAGGCCATACTGATAACTTGCCTATAAATAATTCTAAATATCCATCTAATTGGGAATTGTCGACTGCTAGAGCTACTAATGTAGTTAAACATTTTATTGAGGATAACGGAATAGACCCTTCCAAGTTATCTGCGGCAGGTTATGCTAAGTATAAACCAATTCGACCCAATGACACTATTAAGAATAGGGCATTAAATAGAAGAGTCGATGTAATTGTTTTGAAAAATAAATCTGATAAGGGTGCTGATACAAAAGGAGGCAATTTAGATGAGTGA
- a CDS encoding MotE family protein translates to MKKLYLAIVILIIIVVAVGFGLQTFGILDLKTLVFNKVKRMPVVKDVVASQEIQKGLKDKLSKKESAINKLKNQKEDLQAKFERREEELKVRSQKIEDLKKELTKLKSQKKKQENRVKQLAGIYEAMEARKAAPVIAELDDDLAVQILVRLDSVKAGEILSQLDPKKSAEYTKILSK, encoded by the coding sequence GTGAAGAAATTATATTTAGCGATAGTAATATTAATTATAATAGTAGTTGCTGTAGGGTTTGGATTACAGACATTTGGTATTCTAGATTTGAAAACTTTGGTTTTTAATAAGGTTAAAAGAATGCCAGTAGTCAAAGATGTAGTAGCTAGTCAGGAGATTCAAAAAGGTTTAAAAGACAAGCTTAGCAAGAAAGAGTCAGCTATAAATAAATTAAAAAATCAAAAAGAAGATCTTCAAGCTAAATTTGAACGTCGAGAAGAAGAATTAAAGGTTCGCTCTCAAAAAATAGAAGATTTAAAAAAGGAGCTCACTAAGTTAAAAAGTCAGAAGAAGAAACAGGAAAATAGAGTTAAGCAGCTAGCTGGAATTTATGAAGCTATGGAAGCTAGAAAGGCTGCACCAGTGATTGCTGAATTAGATGATGATTTGGCAGTTCAAATTTTAGTAAGATTAGATTCAGTGAAAGCAGGAGAAATTTTAAGTCAGCTTGACCCTAAAAAGTCTGCTGAGTATACAAAAATTTTATCAAAATAA